The nucleotide sequence GAAGTGAATCCTAAATCTATTGAGGGAACTTATAACCTTGGTAATGCATTATATAAGCAAGGAAAGTTTCCCGAAGCAGCCGAGCAATATCAGCTCATTGCCGCTCAAGAGAAAGATCCGGCGAGATTAGCTCAGGTTTTTCATAATCTGGGTAATATTTCTATGAAGAATAAGCAATACGAAAAAAGTGTTCAGTCTTATAAGCAGTCTTTAAGGTTAAATCCGCAAGACGATGAGACACGTTACAATCTTGCTTTAGCACAAAAGCTTCTTCAAGATCAACAAAATCAAGATCAAAGCCAGGATCAACAGAATAAAGATCAGAAAGACGATCAGAAAAATAAAGAGGATCAACAAAAAGATCAGCAGCAACAGCAAGATGATAAAAAGCAAAATAAAACTCAGGATCAGCAACAGCAGAATGAGCAGATGAGTAAAGACAACGCTCAACAAATGCTGGATGCTTTTTTACAGGATGAAAAAGATACTCAAGAAAAAGTTAAGAAAGCGCAAATGCAACAACAGCAGCGTAAAAAAACTGATAAAGAG is from uncultured Macellibacteroides sp. and encodes:
- a CDS encoding tetratricopeptide repeat protein, yielding MIIRHRSSIFIAIFILSSGFAFAQKAERKNVRNGNKLYKTEKFTEAEIAYRKSLEVNPKSIEGTYNLGNALYKQGKFPEAAEQYQLIAAQEKDPARLAQVFHNLGNISMKNKQYEKSVQSYKQSLRLNPQDDETRYNLALAQKLLQDQQNQDQSQDQQNKDQKDDQKNKEDQQKDQQQQQDDKKQNKTQDQQQQNEQMSKDNAQQMLDAFLQDEKDTQEKVKKAQMQQQQRKKTDKEW